The Pseudodesulfovibrio hydrargyri genome segment CGAACCGGGCGTTGAAGGTCGTGAGGAAATGCTCGGCCAGGAGCGGGATATCCTCGCGCCGCTCGGCCAGGGTGGGCAGGTAGATGCGCACCACGTTGAGGCGGTAGAAGAGGTCCTCGCGAAACTGCCCGGCGGCCATGGCCTCCTGCAGGTCGCGGTTGGTGGCCGCGATGATCCGGATGTCCAGGTCGATGGGCTGGGTGCCGCCCACGCGCAGGATGCGCCGGTCCTGGATGACGTGGAGCAGCTTGACCTGCATGTTCAGGGGCATCTCGCCTATCTCGTCCAGAAAGACCGTCCCGCCGTTGGCCGATTCGAGCAGCCCGATCTTGGTGGCCGTGGCCCCGGTGAAGGCTCCCTTCTCGTGGCCGAACAGTTCGCTCGAGATGAGCTCCTCGGTGAACCCGCCGCAGTTGAAGGAGACGAAGGTCCGGTTCTTGCGCGGGGAGAGGTCGTGGATGGCCTTGGCCGCCCGCTCCTTGCCCGTGCCGGTGTCGGCCTGGAGCAGGACCGTGCAGTTGACCGGCGCGACCTTGCGGATCATGGCGAAGACGTCGAGCATGACCCGGCTGGCCCCGAGGAAGTCCTTGAGCGGCGGGACGTCGTCCAGGGCCTCTTTCAGCCGCCGGTTCTCCTCGCGCAACTCGAGCTTTTCAAGCGCCTCGCGGGCCACGGTGCGGATTTCCTGGAGGCGAAACGGCTTGACGATGTAGTTGGCCGCGCCCTTGGCCGTGGCCTCCACGGCCGAGGCGATGGATCCGTGCCCGGTGATGATCACGGCCTCCACGTTCTCGAACCCGGTCTTGACGGCCTCGAGGATGTCGATGCCGTCCATGTCCGGCAGCTTGAGGTCGATGAAGGCGAGCTGGAAGGGGGCCTCGGCCATGCGCGCCAGGAAATTGTGCCCCAGCCCGAAGGTCTCCACTTCGAAGCCGAGCCTGGTCAGCGCCCTGCCGACCATCTTGGCCGCCTGCCCCTCGTCGTCGATGACCGCCGCGCGGAACCGGGTCATGCCGCCTCCCCGTCGGCCAGGACCGGCAGGCAGACGGTGAAGGTCGTGCCTTCGCCCTCCCGGCTCTGCACGTCCACGGTCCCGCCGTGCTTCTTGAGGATGCCGTAGATGATGGACAGCCCGAGCCCCGTGCCTTTGCCCACCGGCTTGGTGGTGAAGAAGGGATCGAAGATGCGGCTCAGGGTGTCCTTGTCCATGCCGCAGCCCGTGTCGGACACGTCCACGCAGACCCGTTCGCCGTCGGTCCAGGCCGCCACGCCGAGGGTGCCGCCCCGTTCCATGGCCTGGTCCGCGTTGAGAAAGAGGTTGATGAAGACCTGCTGCAGGTAGTGCATATCGCCGTGGATGTCCGGCAGGCCGTCCGGCAGGTCCGTCTCCACCCTGACGCCGTTCAGGGAGAGCTGGTTGCCGACCAGCTTGAGGGTCTGGCGGATGACGTTGTTCATGTCCAGGCGGGCCAGGGGCCGGTCCTCCTCCCTGGAGAAGTCGAGCAGGTTGCGGACCACTTCCGAGGCCCGGCCGGTCTCGTTGATGATGTCGCCGAGCAATTCGCGGACCTCCTCCTCGGGCAGATCCTCGAGTTCCTCGAGCAGGGTGTCGGCGGTCAGGGAGACGTTGTTCAGCGGATTGTTCAATTCATGGGCGATGCCCGAGGTCAGGGTGCCGATGGAGACCAGCTTGCGGGCCTCGATGAGCTGCTCCTGGCGCTCGTCCAGCTGGGCGGCCATGGACTGGAAGGCCGAACGCATCATCACCGAGATGGGATCCTCGCTGGTCAGGTGCTGGATGGCCTCGTAGTCTCCCTTGGCCACGCCGTCCGCGGCGCGCTGCACGTAGTTGAGCCGCCCGAGCATCTTGCGCGCCTGCCAGATGTAGACGGCGGTGATCAGGATGAGGATCAGGGAGCTGGCCGCCAGGGGCATGTACAGGATGCGGTTCAGGGCGTCGTGGATGGTCTGCCGCTTCTTGGCGAGCAGGGCCTGGGCCGCCTCCACCAACCGGGTGCCGTGCTGCCGGGTGCTGTCGGCCACGCTCTTGTCGCCGTTGGCCAGAGCATGCAGCAGCGTGCGGTATGCGGCGATGTCCTCGAGCACGCCGTCATAGGTCCCCCGGCCCAGGATCTC includes the following:
- a CDS encoding sigma-54-dependent transcriptional regulator; translation: MTRFRAAVIDDEGQAAKMVGRALTRLGFEVETFGLGHNFLARMAEAPFQLAFIDLKLPDMDGIDILEAVKTGFENVEAVIITGHGSIASAVEATAKGAANYIVKPFRLQEIRTVAREALEKLELREENRRLKEALDDVPPLKDFLGASRVMLDVFAMIRKVAPVNCTVLLQADTGTGKERAAKAIHDLSPRKNRTFVSFNCGGFTEELISSELFGHEKGAFTGATATKIGLLESANGGTVFLDEIGEMPLNMQVKLLHVIQDRRILRVGGTQPIDLDIRIIAATNRDLQEAMAAGQFREDLFYRLNVVRIYLPTLAERREDIPLLAEHFLTTFNARFGKEVASISSQAMEVLTQYNYPGNVRELENIVQRAVALADGAVIGLRELPPDLLNLTFSNLGTPGLLPLEEVEKRHILHVLEATGNNKGLASSILGIPRTTLWRRLKKFGLDTDET
- a CDS encoding sensor histidine kinase, encoding MQSLKIKVFLVVLAFVLFMLLTMGMYWWNIVAFRERLIIMDEFHDVVSDILETRRYEKNFMFYPEPGSLSEALVYLDRAEHTVALLRPQIVEILGRGTYDGVLEDIAAYRTLLHALANGDKSVADSTRQHGTRLVEAAQALLAKKRQTIHDALNRILYMPLAASSLILILITAVYIWQARKMLGRLNYVQRAADGVAKGDYEAIQHLTSEDPISVMMRSAFQSMAAQLDERQEQLIEARKLVSIGTLTSGIAHELNNPLNNVSLTADTLLEELEDLPEEEVRELLGDIINETGRASEVVRNLLDFSREEDRPLARLDMNNVIRQTLKLVGNQLSLNGVRVETDLPDGLPDIHGDMHYLQQVFINLFLNADQAMERGGTLGVAAWTDGERVCVDVSDTGCGMDKDTLSRIFDPFFTTKPVGKGTGLGLSIIYGILKKHGGTVDVQSREGEGTTFTVCLPVLADGEAA